The Thermoanaerobaculales bacterium genome contains a region encoding:
- a CDS encoding ATP-binding protein, with translation MQETRERREDRLETHDEQQASASSEATQGKTTQRHFSKQDEISFHEDLRLRNPVFLWTVLVFNPVYVGWTVFDYLLVRDQWLFFLQLRLAVAVLTSAIAVWVSRPKFRRYSWEAVWLLAVVYCGGIAPMLPYAGGANLSRYVMGFIFVIITAGLIPFWPPRWPASAILVSVILTAVNFLGTWDEQKNPVGDVVSALFVVITASTLSVVAALFKYNLMRRDYGARLQIADVAKRESDARKSLSETSHELQAALERLEELDQLKNRFFANISHELRTPLTLILAPVDQLDGAIRSDEGKAQLRVIRRNAERLLGLINDLLDLSKLDAGGLRLNVAEMDIRSVASAVVEDAGPAAANKGIDFRMRAEPTTQRVFGDAHRLEIVLTNLVANAIKFTPLGGRIDLLVWDGEDGVNVEVRNSGSGIAPEDLPRIFDRFFQVAQGDRRREGGVGIGLALAKELVELHGGCISAESIPGVTTTFRVSIPFGPEHIRPEVIERRQQFEQSPGPGRRAEDQWKRLSTEELVLPLAPGGKATAQPAETTPGHRPRILLVEDHDDVRGFISDLLQPEFDVTLASNGVDAWDHIVSDPPDLVVSDVMMPEMDGTELCRAIKESDRLRNIPVILLTARAGSEATLEAYAYGADDFVAKPFHPRVLVARIRAQLKLRALGIQLAQQEKMAVIGTLAAGILHEVRNPVNAIRNASRLLTTSEVEQTTARQLLDVITEGAQRIEGIAAALDSHARPADAGESSPSDVREGIDATLKLLAHRMSEVSVYRDYQTERLADVPAGPLNQVFMNLADNALRIGAKNIWVRVLQSDGYIRIEFADDGPGVPTEYGSRVFDPFFTARKDGSGTGLGLHISRQIVETYGGSIWHEPRPGGGAVFVVEVPALPDH, from the coding sequence ATGCAGGAAACACGGGAACGCCGCGAAGACAGACTCGAGACGCACGACGAGCAACAAGCCTCAGCTTCTTCCGAAGCGACACAGGGCAAGACAACTCAACGCCATTTCTCCAAACAGGACGAAATCAGTTTCCACGAAGACCTCCGACTCCGGAATCCGGTCTTCCTTTGGACGGTCTTGGTATTCAACCCGGTCTACGTCGGTTGGACCGTATTTGACTATCTGCTGGTACGAGACCAGTGGCTCTTCTTTCTTCAGTTGAGGCTCGCGGTCGCTGTCTTGACGTCGGCGATTGCAGTCTGGGTTTCACGTCCGAAGTTTAGGCGGTACTCGTGGGAGGCAGTTTGGCTGCTCGCGGTTGTGTACTGCGGCGGAATAGCGCCAATGCTGCCGTACGCAGGTGGCGCGAATCTGTCCAGATATGTCATGGGATTCATCTTTGTGATCATCACTGCGGGGCTAATTCCTTTCTGGCCTCCGCGATGGCCTGCATCAGCGATCCTGGTTTCCGTGATTTTGACTGCCGTGAACTTCCTTGGGACTTGGGACGAGCAGAAGAACCCTGTCGGCGATGTTGTCAGCGCGCTTTTCGTGGTAATCACGGCCTCGACGCTGAGCGTGGTTGCTGCCCTGTTCAAGTACAACCTGATGAGGCGTGACTATGGTGCGAGGCTTCAGATAGCTGACGTAGCGAAGCGAGAATCGGACGCGAGGAAAAGCCTGTCCGAGACCTCTCACGAGCTGCAGGCAGCCTTAGAAAGGCTGGAGGAGCTGGATCAGCTTAAGAACCGGTTCTTCGCCAATATATCGCATGAGTTGCGCACGCCACTAACGTTGATTCTAGCCCCGGTAGATCAGCTGGACGGTGCGATTCGTTCGGATGAGGGCAAGGCCCAGTTGCGTGTGATTCGCAGGAACGCGGAGCGTCTGCTGGGGCTGATAAACGACCTCTTGGATCTTTCAAAGTTGGACGCGGGCGGTTTGCGGCTGAACGTCGCTGAGATGGATATCCGCTCGGTGGCGTCGGCGGTTGTGGAAGACGCGGGGCCTGCGGCAGCGAACAAGGGCATCGATTTTCGAATGCGCGCGGAGCCAACCACGCAACGCGTGTTCGGGGACGCCCATCGGTTGGAGATCGTCCTCACGAATCTGGTGGCGAATGCGATCAAGTTCACCCCACTAGGTGGTCGTATTGACTTATTGGTGTGGGATGGGGAGGACGGGGTCAACGTTGAGGTGAGGAACAGTGGATCGGGAATTGCCCCGGAAGATCTGCCGCGGATATTCGATAGGTTCTTTCAAGTGGCCCAGGGCGATCGCAGGCGCGAGGGGGGCGTTGGAATTGGGCTGGCACTGGCCAAAGAGCTGGTGGAGTTGCACGGAGGGTGCATTTCAGCTGAGTCGATACCGGGGGTGACAACGACTTTTCGTGTGTCCATTCCGTTTGGACCCGAGCACATCCGGCCAGAGGTGATCGAGCGGCGACAGCAGTTTGAACAGAGTCCAGGCCCAGGCAGGCGTGCCGAAGATCAGTGGAAGAGGTTGAGCACCGAGGAACTTGTTCTGCCGCTTGCTCCCGGCGGCAAGGCGACAGCTCAGCCCGCGGAAACCACCCCTGGCCACAGACCACGGATCCTACTCGTCGAGGATCACGACGATGTCCGCGGATTCATCTCGGACCTGTTGCAGCCTGAGTTCGACGTCACCCTCGCATCCAATGGCGTGGACGCCTGGGACCACATCGTGTCAGATCCCCCTGACTTGGTGGTGTCGGACGTCATGATGCCAGAGATGGATGGGACCGAACTGTGCCGCGCGATCAAAGAGAGCGATCGCCTCAGGAACATCCCGGTGATTCTCTTGACCGCGCGTGCTGGGTCAGAGGCAACGTTGGAGGCATACGCCTACGGTGCAGATGACTTCGTGGCGAAGCCATTTCATCCTCGGGTGCTCGTAGCACGGATCAGGGCGCAGTTGAAACTGCGTGCCCTGGGGATCCAGTTGGCCCAACAAGAGAAAATGGCTGTTATAGGCACATTGGCGGCAGGGATCCTGCATGAGGTGCGGAACCCCGTCAATGCGATACGGAATGCGTCGCGGCTGCTTACGACAAGTGAAGTCGAGCAGACTACCGCCCGTCAGCTCCTGGATGTTATTACTGAGGGGGCCCAACGAATCGAGGGGATCGCAGCGGCACTCGACTCACACGCACGACCCGCTGATGCCGGGGAATCGTCGCCGTCAGATGTGAGAGAGGGCATCGATGCAACATTAAAGTTGCTGGCACATCGAATGTCGGAAGTCAGCGTGTATCGGGACTACCAGACCGAACGACTGGCCGACGTCCCCGCGGGTCCACTCAACCAGGTTTTCATGAACCTCGCCGACAATGCCTTGCGGATCGGCGCGAAAAACATCTGGGTGCGGGTCCTCCAATCAGATGGGTACATCCGGATCGAGTTCGCCGACGACGGTCCTGGTGTGCCGACCGAGTACGGTTCTCGGGTTTTTGACCCGTTCTTCACGGCTCGCAAGGACGGTTCGGGCACCGGTCTTGGCCTCCACATATCGCGGCAGATTGTCGAGACGTACGGAGGATCCATCTGGCACGAACCCAGGCCGGGCGGGGGTGCGGTTTTCGTCGTTGAGGTTCCCGCGCTCCCCGACCACTAG
- a CDS encoding AMP-binding protein has protein sequence MVPPPDDPQRAAWQEMVARMQGEAQPPFDEQWRLFSRLAAERPPELGPMPAWWPAPDRVAGSNIGRLMADAGARSYAGLHRWSVEHRAEFWERVIGRLGIAFARPPEAILDATRGPEHPRWLPGARLNIVDSCFRAADCAIAVAAGREGSDDVETVTYGELEALVNRVANGLVAHGLAPGRGIALYMPMTLECVAAYLGVIRAGSFVVSIADSFAPDELRRRLEIGGAEAVVTVAAVERAGKRIGLHDKVIEADGPPAVVIPAGDRRALRPGDRWWPELLGDDTPHPSVPGDPYAVTNVLFSSGTTGDPKAIPWNHLTPIKAAADGHLHHDLGPGSVAAWPTNIGWMMGPWLIYASLINRACMALYDGAPGGAGFARFVGRAGVTMLGVVPSLVSAWRANGACDGADWSRIEVLSSTGEPSNRPDYLWLMSRAGYRTPVIEYCGGTEIGGGYITGTVVQPASPATFSTPALGLDLVILDDHGREVGDGAGGEAFLVPPSIGLSQSLLNRDHHEVYHAGCPAGPAGPAGEPLRRHGDQMERLPGGYFRAHGRADDTMNLGGIKVSSVELEAALGHHPAVAECAAVAVQPGGEGADRLVVFVVLREPRPHDELRRELGRQLAGQLNPLFKIHDVVVADSLPRTASNKLMRRALRADYLQAHGATTPPGQDREPSEQQHARSAS, from the coding sequence ATGGTCCCACCGCCCGACGATCCCCAGCGCGCCGCGTGGCAGGAGATGGTGGCCCGGATGCAGGGCGAGGCGCAGCCGCCGTTCGACGAGCAGTGGCGGCTGTTCTCGCGGCTCGCGGCCGAGCGACCGCCCGAGCTCGGGCCGATGCCCGCGTGGTGGCCGGCCCCAGACAGGGTCGCCGGATCCAACATCGGCCGGCTGATGGCGGACGCCGGCGCCCGCTCGTACGCCGGGCTCCACCGGTGGTCGGTCGAGCACCGCGCGGAATTTTGGGAGCGGGTGATCGGCCGGCTCGGCATCGCCTTCGCGCGCCCGCCCGAGGCGATCCTCGATGCCACCCGCGGGCCCGAGCACCCCCGCTGGCTGCCGGGCGCGCGGCTCAACATCGTCGACAGCTGCTTCCGGGCGGCCGACTGCGCGATCGCGGTGGCGGCCGGCAGGGAGGGCTCCGACGACGTCGAGACCGTGACCTACGGCGAGCTCGAGGCGCTTGTCAACCGGGTCGCCAACGGGCTCGTGGCGCACGGCCTCGCGCCCGGCCGCGGCATCGCCCTCTACATGCCGATGACCCTCGAGTGCGTGGCGGCCTACCTGGGCGTCATCCGCGCCGGCTCCTTCGTGGTGTCGATCGCCGACAGCTTCGCGCCCGACGAGCTGCGCCGCCGCCTCGAGATCGGCGGGGCGGAGGCGGTCGTGACGGTCGCCGCCGTCGAGCGCGCGGGCAAGCGGATCGGACTTCACGACAAGGTCATCGAGGCCGACGGCCCGCCGGCGGTCGTCATCCCGGCCGGCGACCGGCGCGCCCTGCGGCCCGGCGACCGCTGGTGGCCGGAGCTGCTCGGCGACGACACGCCGCATCCCTCCGTGCCGGGCGACCCCTACGCCGTGACCAACGTCCTCTTCTCCTCCGGCACGACGGGCGACCCCAAGGCGATCCCGTGGAACCACCTGACGCCGATCAAGGCGGCGGCCGACGGCCACCTCCACCACGACCTCGGCCCGGGCAGCGTGGCTGCATGGCCGACCAACATCGGCTGGATGATGGGCCCGTGGCTGATCTACGCCAGCCTGATCAACCGCGCCTGCATGGCGCTCTACGACGGCGCGCCGGGCGGGGCGGGCTTCGCGCGCTTCGTCGGGCGAGCCGGGGTCACCATGCTCGGGGTCGTGCCGTCGCTGGTGTCGGCATGGCGCGCCAACGGCGCCTGCGACGGCGCCGACTGGAGCCGGATCGAGGTCCTCAGCTCGACCGGCGAGCCGTCCAACCGTCCCGACTACCTGTGGCTGATGAGCCGGGCCGGCTACCGGACGCCGGTGATCGAGTACTGCGGCGGCACCGAGATCGGCGGCGGCTACATCACCGGCACGGTGGTCCAGCCCGCCTCCCCGGCCACCTTCTCGACGCCCGCGCTCGGCCTCGACCTGGTGATCCTCGACGACCACGGGCGGGAGGTGGGCGACGGCGCCGGCGGCGAGGCTTTCCTGGTGCCGCCCTCGATCGGCTTGTCGCAGTCGCTGCTCAACCGCGACCACCACGAGGTCTACCACGCCGGCTGCCCGGCCGGCCCGGCCGGCCCGGCCGGCGAGCCGCTGCGCCGCCACGGCGACCAGATGGAGCGGCTGCCCGGCGGCTACTTCCGGGCGCACGGCCGCGCCGACGACACGATGAACCTGGGCGGCATCAAGGTGTCATCGGTGGAGCTCGAGGCGGCGCTCGGCCACCACCCTGCCGTGGCCGAGTGCGCCGCGGTGGCGGTCCAGCCCGGCGGCGAGGGCGCCGACCGGCTGGTGGTGTTCGTCGTGCTGCGCGAGCCGCGGCCGCACGACGAGCTGCGCCGGGAGCTCGGCCGGCAGCTCGCCGGCCAGCTCAACCCGCTGTTCAAGATCCACGACGTGGTGGTCGCCGACTCGCTGCCCCGCACCGCCTCCAACAAGCTGATGCGGCGCGCCCTCCGCGCGGACTACCTGCAGGCTCACGGCGCGACCACCCCTCCCGGCCAGGATCGCGAGCCATCGGAACAGCAGCATGCTAGGTCCGCTTCCTGA
- a CDS encoding aspartate ammonia-lyase, whose protein sequence is MSQATPFRIEHDLLGKKEVPASAYYGVQTARALENFHITGVPISHYPDIVRALAMVKLAAARANHDCGVFGDEVLEGIEAACKDLLDGKHHDQFPVDVIQGGAGTSVNMNANEVIANIALEHMGHAKGEYTHCSPHDHVNAAQSTNDAYPTAMHLAIALANTRLLEELGRLVEAFRAKGKAFAGVLKMGRTQLQDAVPMTVGQEFLAWAESLRNEVQALTIVKRVLWEVNMGGTAIGTRLNAPEGFSPRCARHLAEITGKPITLAPDLIEATQDTQPFVLYSSVLKSLAIKLSKICNDLRLLASGPRAGLHEINLPAKQPGSSIMPGKVNPVIPEVVNQVCFRAVGNDLTVTLAAEAGQLQLNVMEPVIACCILESQTMFMNAARTLREQCVDGITVNEGECRAFVERSIGLVTALNPVLGYDKSTELATEALKTGKGVVELIREKKLLTDDQIAAVMDPASMTGQTRLE, encoded by the coding sequence ATGAGCCAGGCGACGCCATTCCGCATCGAGCACGACCTTCTCGGCAAGAAAGAGGTCCCGGCCTCGGCCTACTACGGCGTGCAGACCGCCCGGGCCCTGGAGAACTTCCACATCACCGGGGTCCCGATCTCGCACTATCCGGACATCGTGCGCGCGCTCGCGATGGTGAAGCTGGCCGCCGCGCGCGCTAACCACGACTGCGGGGTGTTCGGCGACGAGGTCCTCGAGGGTATCGAGGCCGCGTGCAAGGACCTGCTCGACGGAAAGCACCACGATCAGTTCCCGGTGGACGTGATCCAGGGCGGCGCGGGGACCTCGGTCAACATGAACGCCAACGAGGTCATCGCCAACATCGCGCTCGAGCACATGGGCCACGCGAAGGGCGAGTACACGCACTGCAGCCCTCACGACCACGTCAACGCCGCCCAGTCGACGAACGACGCCTACCCGACCGCCATGCACCTCGCCATCGCGCTCGCCAACACCCGACTGCTGGAGGAGCTGGGACGGCTGGTGGAGGCGTTCCGCGCCAAGGGCAAGGCCTTCGCCGGCGTGCTCAAGATGGGACGCACCCAGCTCCAGGACGCAGTGCCGATGACGGTCGGCCAGGAGTTCCTGGCCTGGGCGGAAAGCCTGAGAAACGAGGTGCAGGCGCTGACCATCGTGAAGCGGGTCCTGTGGGAGGTGAACATGGGGGGGACCGCGATCGGCACGCGGCTCAACGCCCCTGAAGGGTTCTCCCCGCGGTGCGCGCGCCACCTTGCGGAGATCACCGGCAAGCCGATCACGCTCGCGCCCGATCTCATCGAGGCCACTCAGGACACCCAGCCGTTCGTGCTCTACTCGTCGGTGCTCAAGAGCCTCGCCATCAAGCTGTCCAAGATCTGCAACGACCTGCGCCTGCTCGCCAGCGGCCCGCGCGCGGGCCTCCACGAGATCAACCTGCCGGCCAAGCAGCCGGGCTCGAGCATCATGCCGGGCAAGGTCAACCCGGTCATCCCCGAGGTGGTCAACCAGGTCTGCTTCCGCGCCGTCGGCAACGACCTCACCGTGACCCTCGCCGCCGAGGCGGGCCAGCTCCAGCTCAACGTCATGGAGCCGGTCATCGCCTGCTGCATCCTCGAGTCGCAGACCATGTTCATGAACGCCGCGCGGACGCTGCGGGAGCAGTGCGTGGACGGGATCACGGTCAACGAGGGCGAGTGCCGGGCGTTCGTGGAGCGCAGCATCGGGCTCGTCACCGCCCTCAACCCGGTGCTCGGCTACGACAAGTCGACCGAGCTCGCCACCGAGGCGCTGAAGACCGGCAAGGGCGTGGTCGAGCTCATCCGGGAGAAGAAGCTGCTCACCGATGACCAGATCGCCGCGGTCATGGACCCGGCCTCGATGACCGGCCAGACCAGGCTGGAGTAG
- a CDS encoding DASS family sodium-coupled anion symporter, whose protein sequence is MSPEEVDRRRLIARGATLLVAIAIWCSPVPAGLSAPAWHLFAIFVAAIFAVIAGALSILTASVLAVGAAVVTGTVAPAKAYSGFANGTILLIVIAFLVARAVVKSGLGRRLGYLMVSLFGRSTLGLGYSIFLLDAVIAPAFPSNTARSGVLYPIIYSLAQANGSRPEDGTHKRLGSYLMFCGIASLSLSSALWLTAMAGNPIGAEVAKSYGLTISFGSWLIAACLPAVVAIATLPLVLYRLFPPQVTSTPDAPLAARRALQEMGRMSIHERWVAGTFITMVALWALAGTLKIDSTAVAFLGLGVLLAAGVLTPKDIAGEGDVLSTWIWFGVLFTLSGQLNEMGFMGFVGQLIAHRLGGLPWLAVLVILVVLYVLMHYLFVSQSAQVLALLGVFLEVGTKVGVPAGPLAFALLFASNYFSPLTPQGSSANVIFAGSGYLTQGEMYKLGAMTTAFNLLVFLVVGIPWLLLVAR, encoded by the coding sequence ATGAGCCCGGAGGAGGTCGACCGTCGCCGGCTGATCGCCCGCGGCGCGACCCTGCTCGTCGCCATCGCCATCTGGTGCTCGCCGGTCCCGGCAGGGCTGAGCGCCCCCGCCTGGCACCTGTTCGCCATCTTCGTGGCGGCGATCTTCGCGGTGATCGCCGGCGCCCTGTCCATCCTCACGGCGTCGGTGCTGGCGGTCGGCGCCGCGGTGGTCACCGGCACGGTCGCGCCCGCGAAGGCCTACTCGGGCTTCGCCAACGGCACCATCCTGCTGATCGTCATCGCCTTTCTGGTGGCGCGGGCGGTTGTGAAGTCCGGCCTGGGCCGGCGGCTCGGCTACCTCATGGTGAGCCTGTTCGGCAGGTCGACGCTCGGCCTCGGCTACAGCATCTTCCTGCTCGACGCCGTCATTGCTCCGGCCTTCCCGAGCAACACCGCCCGCTCCGGGGTGCTCTACCCGATCATCTACTCGCTGGCGCAGGCCAACGGCTCGCGGCCGGAGGACGGCACCCACAAGCGCCTGGGCAGCTACCTGATGTTCTGCGGCATCGCCAGCCTCAGCCTGTCCTCGGCGCTCTGGCTCACGGCCATGGCCGGCAACCCGATCGGCGCCGAGGTGGCGAAGAGCTACGGGCTGACCATCAGCTTCGGCTCATGGCTGATTGCGGCGTGCCTGCCGGCCGTGGTCGCCATCGCGACCCTGCCCCTGGTGCTCTACCGGCTGTTCCCGCCGCAGGTGACGTCGACGCCTGACGCCCCGCTCGCGGCACGGCGCGCGCTCCAGGAGATGGGCCGCATGAGCATCCACGAGAGGTGGGTCGCCGGGACCTTCATCACCATGGTCGCGCTGTGGGCGCTCGCGGGCACGTTGAAGATCGACTCCACGGCGGTGGCGTTCCTCGGCCTCGGCGTGCTGCTGGCGGCCGGGGTGCTGACCCCGAAGGACATCGCCGGCGAGGGCGACGTCCTGTCGACCTGGATCTGGTTCGGCGTGCTGTTCACCCTGAGCGGACAGCTCAACGAGATGGGCTTCATGGGCTTCGTCGGCCAGCTCATCGCCCACCGCCTCGGCGGGCTGCCGTGGCTGGCGGTGCTGGTCATCCTGGTCGTGCTCTACGTGCTGATGCACTACCTGTTCGTCAGCCAGTCCGCGCAGGTCCTGGCGCTGCTCGGCGTCTTCCTCGAGGTCGGCACCAAGGTCGGCGTGCCGGCAGGACCGCTGGCGTTTGCCCTGCTGTTCGCCAGCAATTACTTCTCCCCGCTGACCCCGCAGGGCTCGAGCGCCAACGTCATCTTCGCGGGGAGCGGCTACCTGACCCAGGGCGAGATGTACAAGCTCGGGGCGATGACGACGGCGTTCAACCTGCTGGTGTTCCTCGTCGTCGGCATCCCCTGGCTGTTGCTGGTCGCCCGCTGA
- a CDS encoding DcaP family trimeric outer membrane transporter, giving the protein MVSPRSASSRIALSARLAAITLAAMLAAIAGTRPVAAQQDPEVEKLKAMVEALQKTVQELQGRIAVLEQEKAVAPVPAEPPPAAPTEPTRLAEQAQPAPTPTPLPEGSLVPDHENFADQQTAAPRPDNLPLDPTLRGFITIPGTRSMIKPGGSARVDTTDGSSGNGHPNWFAPSLIPVEGEPDAGGASELTLQTKGSRLSFEVRRPALPTGVPMRIYYENDFFGDSTSKSMSYRLRHLYGQGDNFLLGQTYTAFMDVDVWPDTLDYQGPNAMANRRQPQLRAIFVTSSRMHYFVSLEQPGAEIDTGLSGFPTGAEEANRFPDVVLGARHEAVWGHVQATGMARGLAFDAPSRGGQSELGWGLNLSGAVNLPGGDRLQYQAVYGEGMAKYVNDLAGQDLDAALDINGQLEPIPVFAPYIGYTHQWAERWRTTGTYGYVSADTPPSLGPLALKSTQYFSLNLIWQFSSPGRVGLELLRGTKETANGAEGEANRAAFVVKYDLIY; this is encoded by the coding sequence ATGGTGAGCCCGCGCTCGGCCTCGTCGCGGATCGCTCTCTCGGCCCGTCTGGCGGCGATCACGCTGGCGGCGATGCTCGCCGCGATCGCCGGCACTCGTCCTGTTGCCGCGCAGCAGGATCCAGAGGTCGAGAAGCTCAAGGCGATGGTGGAGGCGCTGCAGAAGACCGTGCAGGAGCTGCAAGGCCGGATCGCCGTCCTCGAGCAGGAGAAGGCCGTGGCGCCCGTCCCCGCCGAGCCGCCCCCGGCCGCTCCGACCGAGCCCACGCGCCTGGCCGAGCAGGCGCAGCCCGCGCCGACACCGACTCCGCTGCCGGAGGGCAGCCTGGTGCCCGACCACGAAAACTTCGCCGACCAGCAGACGGCCGCCCCCCGCCCGGACAACCTCCCCCTGGACCCCACCCTCCGGGGGTTCATCACGATTCCGGGCACGCGCTCGATGATCAAGCCCGGGGGGTCCGCCCGGGTGGACACCACCGACGGCTCGTCCGGCAACGGCCACCCGAACTGGTTCGCGCCGTCGCTGATCCCGGTCGAAGGGGAGCCGGATGCGGGCGGAGCGAGCGAGCTCACGCTCCAGACCAAGGGCTCGCGCCTCAGCTTCGAGGTGCGCCGGCCGGCGCTTCCGACCGGGGTGCCGATGCGCATCTACTACGAGAATGACTTCTTCGGCGACTCGACCTCGAAGAGCATGAGCTACCGGCTGCGGCACCTCTACGGCCAGGGCGACAACTTCCTCCTCGGCCAGACCTACACGGCCTTCATGGACGTCGATGTCTGGCCCGACACGCTCGACTACCAGGGCCCCAACGCGATGGCGAACAGGCGACAGCCACAGCTGCGCGCCATCTTCGTCACCAGCAGCCGGATGCACTACTTCGTCAGCCTGGAGCAGCCGGGGGCGGAGATCGACACCGGCCTCTCCGGATTTCCCACCGGCGCCGAGGAGGCCAACCGGTTTCCGGACGTCGTCCTCGGCGCCCGCCACGAGGCGGTCTGGGGCCACGTCCAGGCCACCGGGATGGCGCGGGGCCTCGCCTTCGACGCACCGTCCCGCGGTGGCCAGTCCGAGCTCGGGTGGGGCCTGAACCTGTCGGGCGCGGTCAATCTTCCCGGCGGGGACCGGCTCCAGTACCAGGCGGTCTACGGCGAGGGCATGGCGAAGTACGTCAACGACCTCGCCGGCCAGGACCTCGACGCCGCCCTCGACATCAACGGGCAGCTCGAGCCAATCCCGGTGTTCGCGCCCTACATCGGCTACACCCACCAGTGGGCGGAGCGCTGGAGGACCACCGGCACCTACGGCTACGTCAGCGCCGATACGCCGCCGTCGCTCGGGCCCCTCGCGCTCAAGAGCACGCAGTACTTCAGCCTGAACCTCATCTGGCAGTTCTCCAGCCCGGGGAGGGTGGGCCTGGAGCTGCTGCGCGGCACGAAGGAGACCGCCAACGGCGCCGAAGGCGAGGCCAATCGCGCCGCGTTCGTCGTCAAGTACGACCTGATCTACTGA